Proteins encoded by one window of uncultured Draconibacterium sp.:
- a CDS encoding class I SAM-dependent methyltransferase: MKVISIEDFRDIYLKGTQRGRKFLLSKLSLSEQRRIKSSFNAVNINGSNWWNIPYVKERWNYLITGNKNLGYEKYVSAKYSDKPVKMLSIGSGVCSHELQFAALNPGWEITCIDFSEKLLQSAEETANSRGLKNIKFLAKDIYQHRLPDNYYDIVLFHSSLHHFRNLELFLAKVHAAIIPSGKLIINEYVGVNRIQYGKKQLREINNCLALVDKSHRKMHKSNLYKNKYYGSGILRMIISDPSECVESEKILPVINDKFKTIEEKGYGGNLLMPVLKDIAHNFMEPEESNTKLLDRLFDYEDNYLKRHTSDFIFGIYEKE; encoded by the coding sequence ATGAAGGTTATTTCCATCGAGGATTTTAGAGATATTTATTTGAAAGGTACTCAAAGAGGACGAAAATTTCTCTTAAGTAAACTCTCGTTATCTGAACAACGCAGGATAAAAAGCAGTTTCAACGCCGTAAATATTAATGGTTCAAACTGGTGGAATATTCCGTATGTAAAAGAGCGCTGGAATTACCTGATAACCGGAAATAAAAATCTTGGCTACGAGAAATATGTTTCTGCCAAATATTCGGATAAACCAGTAAAAATGCTTTCGATAGGTTCAGGAGTTTGCAGCCACGAGTTACAATTTGCCGCCTTAAATCCCGGTTGGGAAATTACCTGTATTGATTTTTCGGAAAAGCTACTTCAGTCGGCAGAAGAAACTGCAAATAGCAGGGGTTTAAAAAATATCAAATTCCTGGCGAAGGATATTTACCAACACCGCCTACCCGACAATTATTATGACATTGTTCTCTTTCATTCCTCGTTGCACCATTTCCGAAACCTTGAACTCTTTCTCGCAAAAGTGCATGCTGCCATAATTCCTTCCGGAAAATTAATCATTAACGAATATGTTGGAGTAAACAGAATTCAATACGGCAAAAAGCAGCTACGCGAGATAAATAATTGTTTGGCACTTGTTGACAAGAGCCATCGGAAAATGCATAAATCAAACCTTTATAAGAACAAGTATTATGGTTCAGGAATTCTGCGCATGATTATATCTGATCCGTCGGAATGCGTAGAGTCGGAAAAGATTCTTCCTGTTATTAACGATAAATTCAAAACGATTGAAGAAAAAGGATATGGCGGTAATCTTTTAATGCCGGTATTAAAAGACATTGCTCATAATTTTATGGAGCCCGAAGAAAGTAATACAAAACTATTAGACCGACTATTTGATTATGAAGATAATTACTTAAAACGGCACACGAGTGATTTTATATTTGGAATATATGAGAAAGAATAA
- a CDS encoding ArsC/Spx/MgsR family protein: MTRKVYFLSTCDTCKRIMKEVNVDESFVKQDIKTEPITGKQVESMYAHAKSYEALINKRARKLKAVLEANPVKTDADYKKLLLMDYTFLKRPVFEIGGKLFVGNAAKTVAEIKAALAKES; encoded by the coding sequence ATGACACGTAAAGTATATTTTTTATCCACTTGCGATACCTGCAAGCGAATTATGAAAGAAGTGAATGTTGACGAAAGCTTTGTGAAGCAGGATATAAAGACAGAGCCAATTACCGGGAAGCAGGTTGAAAGTATGTATGCCCATGCCAAAAGTTACGAAGCACTGATAAATAAACGTGCCCGGAAATTAAAAGCTGTCCTTGAAGCCAACCCTGTAAAAACCGATGCCGATTATAAAAAGCTGTTGTTAATGGACTACACGTTCCTGAAACGCCCGGTTTTTGAAATCGGAGGAAAACTTTTTGTGGGTAATGCCGCAAAAACTG
- a CDS encoding class I SAM-dependent methyltransferase gives MHDTQNTFYTSISKYYSEIFPFNPMQLKFVENKLGDLQGKHILDIGCATGELALQLATGGAEVTGIDLNEDLLLQASNKKHDGLTFQQGNMLELDQDFEVQQFDAVLCFGNTLVHLNSKTLVLQMLESANTVLKPDGQLLIQLLNYDHICDNRVEALPLINTENIAFIRRYKFAEDSDLISFQTDLEIKSDNRVVSNETPLLALKSDVLKTLLEKSGFKNIRFYANFKQDAFGGKHLPLVVSCQK, from the coding sequence ATGCACGATACACAAAATACATTCTACACCTCCATTTCTAAATACTATTCCGAAATCTTTCCGTTTAATCCCATGCAACTGAAGTTTGTAGAGAACAAGCTTGGTGATTTGCAGGGAAAACATATTCTGGATATTGGTTGTGCCACCGGCGAACTCGCTCTTCAATTGGCAACGGGTGGGGCAGAAGTTACCGGAATAGATTTGAACGAAGACCTGCTACTGCAGGCCAGTAACAAAAAACACGACGGTCTTACTTTTCAGCAGGGGAATATGCTGGAATTGGATCAGGATTTTGAAGTGCAACAGTTTGATGCCGTTTTGTGTTTTGGAAATACCTTGGTGCACCTCAATTCCAAAACACTTGTTTTACAGATGCTGGAAAGTGCCAATACCGTATTAAAACCAGATGGACAATTACTGATCCAGCTGCTGAACTACGATCACATTTGCGATAACAGGGTAGAAGCATTGCCCTTAATTAATACGGAAAACATTGCATTTATCCGTCGTTATAAGTTTGCTGAAGATTCCGATCTTATCAGTTTTCAAACCGATCTTGAAATTAAATCCGATAACCGTGTTGTCTCGAACGAAACTCCTTTGCTGGCATTAAAAAGCGATGTTTTAAAAACACTGTTGGAAAAGTCCGGCTTCAAAAACATACGGTTTTATGCCAACTTTAAACAAGATGCTTTTGGAGGAAAGCATTTGCCTTTGGTAGTAAGTTGTCAGAAGTAA
- a CDS encoding glycoside hydrolase family 95 protein, translating to MNRLNHLLTIILLSLLVFSQSCCTETAVEKDSSTHVLWYDKPATYFEESLVLGNGKMGASVFGGVESDKIYLNDITLWSGEPVDPNMSPEAYKYIPQIREALANEDYELADKLNHNLMGSYSQSYAPLGTLFLDFQHDANVTNYHRELDIDKAVSTTSYTVNGVTYKREYFISYPDQIMVVKLSADKKESLNFSVKFDSQLRFSTTADDDVLKAEGYAPYQALPNYHAGDEEPIKFDENRGTHFSTYMKVENDGGNSIYTDSVLTVSGASEAVLYVSVATSFNGFDKDPAKEGLDNKAIAGKQLKDADIKGVEKIQEAHIEDYNSLMNRVQLDLGETTAPELPTDERLKRYFGGAEDKNLEVLYFQYGRYLLIASSRTEGVPANLQGLWNPHLQPPWSSNYTMNINVEENYWMAETGNLSEMHRPLLSFIGNVAKTGAVTAKTFYGVDQGWASCHNSDIWAMSNPVGGFGEGDPVWACWNMSGPWLSTHLWEHYQFTQDVDFLKNEGYPLMKGAAEFCLNWMVEDKNGKLVTSPSTSPENLYITDIGYRGATLYGGTADLAMIRECFLQTIQASEVLGVDADFRADMEQALEKMYPYQIGEKGNLQEWYYDWEDADPKHRHQSHLFGLHPGNHITPGKTLDLAEACKTTLEIKGDETTGWSKGWRINLWARLLDGNRAYKMYRELLSYVDPSGTDTQYSQGGGTYPNLFDAHPPFQIDGNFGGSAGVIEMLMQSHQNNIELLPALPDAWPSGSVSGICARGGYEISMEWNEGQLKATTVLAKVGGTTKLVYQGNEKEIDLEKGESVTVQW from the coding sequence ATGAACCGACTCAACCATCTTTTAACCATTATCTTGCTTAGTTTGCTGGTTTTTAGCCAGTCGTGTTGTACTGAAACTGCTGTTGAAAAAGACTCCTCAACACATGTGTTATGGTACGATAAACCTGCAACTTATTTCGAGGAAAGTCTTGTGCTTGGAAACGGGAAAATGGGAGCTTCCGTTTTTGGAGGAGTGGAATCGGATAAAATTTACCTGAATGATATTACACTTTGGTCGGGCGAGCCGGTTGATCCGAATATGAGCCCCGAAGCCTATAAATATATTCCGCAAATTCGGGAGGCATTAGCCAACGAAGATTACGAACTGGCGGATAAATTGAATCATAATTTGATGGGGAGCTATTCTCAATCGTATGCGCCGCTGGGTACTTTATTTTTAGACTTTCAACACGATGCTAATGTAACAAACTACCATCGTGAGCTGGATATTGATAAGGCGGTTTCTACAACTTCATATACGGTGAATGGAGTTACTTATAAGCGTGAATATTTTATTTCATATCCCGATCAGATTATGGTGGTGAAACTGAGTGCCGATAAGAAAGAATCACTAAATTTTTCTGTTAAATTCGATAGCCAGTTGCGATTTAGCACAACAGCAGACGACGATGTGTTGAAAGCGGAGGGATATGCACCGTATCAGGCACTGCCAAATTACCATGCCGGAGATGAGGAACCCATAAAATTTGATGAAAACCGTGGTACACATTTTTCCACTTATATGAAAGTGGAGAACGACGGTGGCAATTCCATATATACCGATAGTGTTTTAACCGTTTCAGGGGCAAGCGAAGCCGTACTTTATGTTTCTGTGGCCACCAGTTTTAATGGTTTTGACAAAGATCCGGCAAAAGAAGGACTGGACAACAAAGCCATTGCCGGGAAACAATTGAAAGATGCAGATATAAAGGGTGTTGAAAAAATACAAGAAGCACATATTGAAGATTATAACTCTTTAATGAATCGCGTTCAGCTCGATTTAGGCGAAACCACAGCCCCTGAATTACCAACTGACGAACGATTGAAAAGATATTTTGGTGGAGCCGAAGATAAAAACCTGGAAGTGCTGTATTTTCAGTACGGACGTTATTTATTGATTGCCAGCTCACGAACTGAGGGAGTGCCGGCCAACCTACAGGGACTTTGGAATCCGCATCTGCAACCGCCATGGAGTAGTAATTACACGATGAATATTAACGTGGAAGAAAACTACTGGATGGCTGAAACGGGCAACCTGAGTGAGATGCACCGTCCGCTATTGTCATTTATTGGCAATGTGGCAAAAACGGGAGCCGTAACGGCAAAAACATTTTACGGAGTTGATCAGGGCTGGGCTTCCTGTCATAATTCCGATATCTGGGCCATGAGCAATCCTGTTGGTGGTTTTGGTGAAGGCGATCCGGTGTGGGCTTGCTGGAATATGAGTGGCCCGTGGTTGTCGACTCATTTATGGGAACATTACCAGTTTACACAGGATGTCGACTTTCTGAAAAACGAAGGTTACCCGTTGATGAAAGGGGCAGCCGAATTTTGTCTAAACTGGATGGTGGAAGACAAAAATGGCAAGCTGGTTACTTCACCGTCTACTTCGCCTGAAAACTTGTATATAACTGATATAGGCTATCGCGGAGCTACACTTTACGGTGGAACTGCCGACCTGGCAATGATAAGAGAATGTTTTTTGCAAACCATTCAAGCTTCTGAAGTGTTGGGTGTTGATGCTGATTTCAGAGCAGATATGGAACAAGCGCTGGAAAAAATGTATCCCTACCAGATTGGCGAAAAAGGCAACCTGCAGGAGTGGTATTATGATTGGGAAGATGCCGACCCTAAACACCGCCACCAGTCGCATTTGTTTGGTTTACACCCGGGTAATCATATCACTCCCGGCAAAACACTCGACCTTGCCGAGGCCTGCAAAACAACCCTCGAAATTAAAGGCGATGAAACAACCGGTTGGTCGAAAGGCTGGCGCATAAACCTGTGGGCGCGTTTGCTCGATGGAAATCGTGCTTACAAAATGTATCGCGAATTACTGAGTTATGTCGACCCGTCGGGAACCGATACGCAATACAGCCAGGGTGGGGGAACGTATCCGAATTTGTTTGATGCGCATCCACCTTTCCAAATCGATGGAAACTTTGGCGGTTCGGCAGGCGTTATCGAAATGTTGATGCAATCGCACCAAAATAACATTGAATTATTACCGGCTTTACCCGACGCATGGCCTTCCGGCTCAGTTAGCGGAATTTGTGCTCGCGGCGGATACGAAATTTCGATGGAATGGAACGAAGGGCAACTAAAAGCAACAACTGTTTTGGCTAAAGTTGGCGGAACTACAAAATTGGTGTACCAGGGAAATGAAAAAGAAATTGATCTGGAAAAGGGAGAATCGGTAACGGTTCAGTGGTAG